CCTGGTCGACGCCAACCCGTACGCCGAGGCGGCGAACATCGTCGAGGAATCGGCGCGCGCGTGCGTCGAGCGCTACCGCCTGAAGGCCGTCCAGTGGGTGCGGGTCCGCAAGGCCGGCCGCCGGGTGTTCGTCCTGGTCTCGTTCCTGGAGAACCCGGAAGAGTCGCTGGAGGAGAGGGAGGACGTGCGCCAAGCCGTCGACGCCGAGATGGGCAGGCTCAACCCGGACTTCGACGTCTCGGTGCTGTTCCACAGCCGGTGAGCCGAGGCTAGCCGCCCCCTGACGGCAGCGGGACGCACGCGCTGACCGCCACGCTCACGCTGACCCTTTCGCCCTCGCGCACGCGAGATGGCGCCGGGCCGGCCACCCGCAGGACGACGTCGCTTCCCTCGATCTGGACCTGGTAGTCGACTCCGTCGCCGAGATAGCTCGCGCGCACGACGGTACCCTTGAGGACGTTTGTCTCCGGCGCGGCCGTGGCGCCGGCTGAGGCCCGCGGCGCCAGCTCGATCTGGTGAGGCCGGATCGAGACGGCGACGGCCGCTCCAGGCGTTAATCCTGCCGAGGCAACGCGCAGGCGTAAGTCCCCGCGGGCGACGGTGGCCGTTCCCTCGGCGCGGCCGTCGATGAGGTTGGTCCTCCCGATGAACTCGGCGACGAAGCGCGTTCGCGGACGCTCGAAGAGCTCTTCGGCGGTGCCGACCTGGGCGACACGCCCGTCCTGGAGCACCGCCACGCGGTCCGAGATCACCATGGCCTCCGCCTGGTCATGCGTGACGTAGAGCGTGGTGATTGTGAACGTCTCGTGCAGGCGCCGGATCTCGAAGCGCATCTCCTCGCGGAGGTTCGCGTCCAGGTTGCTGAGCGGCTCGTCCAGGAGCAGGATCTCGGGCTCGACCACCAGCGCGCGCGCGACGGCGACGCGCTGCTGCTGGCCGCCGGACAGCTCGCCGGGATAGCGGGATCCGTAGCCCTCGAGCTGGACCGCCTTCAGGATGTCCTTCACCCGCCGGTCCCTGTCGGCCTT
The Candidatus Methylomirabilota bacterium DNA segment above includes these coding regions:
- a CDS encoding ABC transporter ATP-binding protein produces the protein MPGVTIRGLTKRYGDVAAVLGLELRVEPGELVALLGPSGCGKTTTLRLVAGFLKPEAGEIWVGERCLSSPAAVVPPERRRMAMIFQSYALWPHMTVDQNVAYGLRFTGAPKADRDRRVKDILKAVQLEGYGSRYPGELSGGQQQRVAVARALVVEPEILLLDEPLSNLDANLREEMRFEIRRLHETFTITTLYVTHDQAEAMVISDRVAVLQDGRVAQVGTAEELFERPRTRFVAEFIGRTNLIDGRAEGTATVARGDLRLRVASAGLTPGAAVAVSIRPHQIELAPRASAGATAAPETNVLKGTVVRASYLGDGVDYQVQIEGSDVVLRVAGPAPSRVREGERVSVSVAVSACVPLPSGGG